A part of Drosophila bipectinata strain 14024-0381.07 chromosome 3L, DbipHiC1v2, whole genome shotgun sequence genomic DNA contains:
- the Eip63F-1 gene encoding calcium-binding protein E63-1 isoform X5: MSKDDKYLRTAFDLLDRNRDGRVTANELQFMLKNLGINVRDEIIHDLIREASHSGNGLINEAEFLQWVGRIQALRDEQQQHEESASNSKPADEADDVTEDLIAAFRVFDRDGNGFITRDELQTAMEMIGEPLNEAQLEQLLAIADLDQDGRINYEEFTRLLL; encoded by the exons ATGAGCAAAGATGACAAGT aCCTACGCACAGCATTCGATCTACTAGACAGAAATCGTGACGGCCGTGTCACCGCCAACGAGCTGCAGTTTATGCTAAAGAACCTGGGCATTAATGTGCGTGATGAAATCATACACGATCTCATACGTGAGGCCAGCCACTCAG GCAATGGCTTAATCAACGAGGCTGAGTTCCTGCAATGGGTTGGCAGGATCCAGGCCCTGCGGgacgagcagcagcaacatgagGAGAGCGCCAGCAACAGCAAGCCGGCGGACGAGGCCGATGATGTCACCGAGGACTTGATAGCCGCATTTAG AGTATTCGATCGTGATGGTAATGGATTTATAACGCGCGACGAGCTGCAGACCGCCATGGAGATGATTGGGGAGCCCTTGAACGAGGCGCAGCTGGAGCAGCTCCTGGCCATCGCCGACTTGGACCAGGATGGCCGCATCAATTACGAGG aaTTCACGAGACTTCTGCTCTAA
- the Eip63F-1 gene encoding calcium-binding protein E63-1 isoform X4 gives MDHKAIASQVRDLRTAFDLLDRNRDGRVTANELQFMLKNLGINVRDEIIHDLIREASHSGNGLINEAEFLQWVGRIQALRDEQQQHEESASNSKPADEADDVTEDLIAAFRVFDRDGNGFITRDELQTAMEMIGEPLNEAQLEQLLAIADLDQDGRINYEEFTRLLL, from the exons ATGGATCACAAAGCAATCGCAAGTCAAGTGCGAG aCCTACGCACAGCATTCGATCTACTAGACAGAAATCGTGACGGCCGTGTCACCGCCAACGAGCTGCAGTTTATGCTAAAGAACCTGGGCATTAATGTGCGTGATGAAATCATACACGATCTCATACGTGAGGCCAGCCACTCAG GCAATGGCTTAATCAACGAGGCTGAGTTCCTGCAATGGGTTGGCAGGATCCAGGCCCTGCGGgacgagcagcagcaacatgagGAGAGCGCCAGCAACAGCAAGCCGGCGGACGAGGCCGATGATGTCACCGAGGACTTGATAGCCGCATTTAG AGTATTCGATCGTGATGGTAATGGATTTATAACGCGCGACGAGCTGCAGACCGCCATGGAGATGATTGGGGAGCCCTTGAACGAGGCGCAGCTGGAGCAGCTCCTGGCCATCGCCGACTTGGACCAGGATGGCCGCATCAATTACGAGG aaTTCACGAGACTTCTGCTCTAA
- the Eip63F-1 gene encoding calcium-binding protein E63-1 isoform X3 — MDHKAIASQVRGELNLRTAFDLLDRNRDGRVTANELQFMLKNLGINVRDEIIHDLIREASHSGNGLINEAEFLQWVGRIQALRDEQQQHEESASNSKPADEADDVTEDLIAAFRVFDRDGNGFITRDELQTAMEMIGEPLNEAQLEQLLAIADLDQDGRINYEEFTRLLL; from the exons ATGGATCACAAAGCAATCGCAAGTCAAGTGCGAGGTGAGCTAA aCCTACGCACAGCATTCGATCTACTAGACAGAAATCGTGACGGCCGTGTCACCGCCAACGAGCTGCAGTTTATGCTAAAGAACCTGGGCATTAATGTGCGTGATGAAATCATACACGATCTCATACGTGAGGCCAGCCACTCAG GCAATGGCTTAATCAACGAGGCTGAGTTCCTGCAATGGGTTGGCAGGATCCAGGCCCTGCGGgacgagcagcagcaacatgagGAGAGCGCCAGCAACAGCAAGCCGGCGGACGAGGCCGATGATGTCACCGAGGACTTGATAGCCGCATTTAG AGTATTCGATCGTGATGGTAATGGATTTATAACGCGCGACGAGCTGCAGACCGCCATGGAGATGATTGGGGAGCCCTTGAACGAGGCGCAGCTGGAGCAGCTCCTGGCCATCGCCGACTTGGACCAGGATGGCCGCATCAATTACGAGG aaTTCACGAGACTTCTGCTCTAA
- the mge gene encoding mitochondrial import receptor subunit TOM22 homolog isoform X2 — translation MGEPEEKTSNEPQGENYDDEPDESFGERFWGLTEMFPEPVRNAVGAVTGATVSGFKGLYAFSCSASWIFFTSSVILFAPVIFETERAQMEELHKSQQKQVLLGPSSAMAPSGPSPSLPSIR, via the exons ATGGGCGAACCAGAAGAAAAG ACATCAAACGAGCCTCAGGGCGAGAATTACGATGAT GAACCCGACGAGTCATTTGGCGAACGTTTCTGGGGACTGACGGAAATGTTCCCCGAGCCGGTGCGCAATGCCGTGGGTGCAGTAACCGGAGCCACCGTTAGCGGCTTCAAGGGCCTCTACGCGTTCTCGTGCAGCGCCAGCTGGATTTTCTTCACCAGTTCCGTCATTCTGTTCGCGCCCGTTATTTTCGAGACGGAGCGCGCCCAAATGGAGGAGCTGCACAAGTCGCAGCAGAAGCAAGTTCTACTGGGTCCCAGCAGCGCGATGGCTCCGAGCGGACCTTCGCCCAGCCTTCCCTCGATTCGTTAA
- the mge gene encoding mitochondrial import receptor subunit TOM22 homolog isoform X1 yields MDSDPEIEFIEKDSGMSSLGGSKDETPERRAVAATSNEPQGENYDDEPDESFGERFWGLTEMFPEPVRNAVGAVTGATVSGFKGLYAFSCSASWIFFTSSVILFAPVIFETERAQMEELHKSQQKQVLLGPSSAMAPSGPSPSLPSIR; encoded by the exons ATGGACTCTGATCCCGAAATCGAGTTCATCGAAAAGGACAGCGGGATGTCATCATTGGGTGGCAGCAAGGACGAGACGCCCGAGCGGCGGGCAGTGGCCGCT ACATCAAACGAGCCTCAGGGCGAGAATTACGATGAT GAACCCGACGAGTCATTTGGCGAACGTTTCTGGGGACTGACGGAAATGTTCCCCGAGCCGGTGCGCAATGCCGTGGGTGCAGTAACCGGAGCCACCGTTAGCGGCTTCAAGGGCCTCTACGCGTTCTCGTGCAGCGCCAGCTGGATTTTCTTCACCAGTTCCGTCATTCTGTTCGCGCCCGTTATTTTCGAGACGGAGCGCGCCCAAATGGAGGAGCTGCACAAGTCGCAGCAGAAGCAAGTTCTACTGGGTCCCAGCAGCGCGATGGCTCCGAGCGGACCTTCGCCCAGCCTTCCCTCGATTCGTTAA